In Liquorilactobacillus hordei DSM 19519, the following proteins share a genomic window:
- a CDS encoding type B 50S ribosomal protein L31, whose product MRPGIHPDYHKVVFLDSSTGYKFISGSTKNSAETIEWEDGNTYPLIRVEISSDSHPFYTGRQKFTQADGRVDRFNKKYGFANKED is encoded by the coding sequence ATGAGACCAGGAATTCATCCAGATTATCATAAAGTTGTTTTCTTAGATTCATCTACAGGATATAAGTTTATCTCAGGTTCAACTAAGAATTCAGCAGAAACGATTGAATGGGAAGATGGAAACACATATCCATTGATTCGTGTTGAAATTTCAAGTGATTCACATCCATTCTACACAGGACGTCAGAAGTTTACACAAGCAGATGGACGTGTGGATCGTTTCAACAAAAAATATGGTTTTGCAAACAAAGAAGACTAA
- a CDS encoding IS3 family transposase → MFKKTRCLRSRKISSRETVTLIDDLRRVFKTSISFILKAVKVPRSTYYYTKHSQGREYENDQVIQAIDEIRQTDAKYTQKYGYRRITLVMHEQGFKVNHKRVLRIMKEQGWTCQAFNKQTRKYNSYKGTVGRIAKNKLHRRFKTDRPYQKLVADVSEFRYGQMSQSERIYLEPIMDLFSGEILAFNISAHPTLEFALKPLKEALDGLPELPYRTTVHTDQGFQYQHKQWQKTLKTHHTFQSMSRKATCLDNAAMESFFHLMKAEMMDEHFENSESLAQAMTEWIEFYNNRRIRTKLKGKSPVQYRELANQLAA, encoded by the coding sequence ATTTTTAAAAAAACTCGATGCCTTAGATCACGAAAAATCAGCTCACGAGAAACCGTGACCTTAATTGATGATCTGAGGCGGGTCTTCAAAACGTCGATTAGTTTTATCCTTAAAGCCGTTAAGGTACCACGTAGCACGTACTATTACACTAAGCACAGTCAGGGACGAGAATATGAGAATGACCAGGTTATCCAAGCCATTGATGAAATTCGGCAAACAGATGCCAAGTATACTCAAAAATACGGTTACCGTCGCATAACGTTAGTTATGCATGAACAGGGATTTAAAGTTAATCATAAACGCGTCCTCCGAATTATGAAGGAGCAAGGCTGGACATGTCAGGCCTTTAATAAGCAAACTCGCAAATATAACTCATACAAAGGAACTGTTGGTAGAATAGCCAAAAATAAGTTACACCGTCGATTCAAGACAGATCGACCATATCAAAAACTCGTCGCCGACGTTAGTGAATTTCGATACGGTCAGATGAGTCAAAGTGAGCGAATCTATTTAGAACCCATCATGGATTTATTTTCGGGTGAAATTTTGGCATTTAACATTAGTGCACACCCAACTCTTGAATTTGCGTTGAAACCACTAAAAGAAGCATTAGATGGATTACCTGAGCTTCCTTATAGAACAACGGTACACACAGATCAAGGATTTCAGTATCAACATAAACAGTGGCAAAAAACGCTTAAAACTCATCATACCTTTCAGAGTATGTCCCGTAAGGCTACCTGCTTAGATAACGCCGCCATGGAATCATTTTTTCATCTCATGAAAGCAGAGATGATGGATGAACACTTCGAAAATTCAGAGAGTCTCGCGCAAGCGATGACTGAATGGATTGAATTTTATAATAACCGTAGAATCAGGACCAAACTAAAAGGCAAGTCACCGGTACAATACCGAGAACTTGCCAATCAGTTAGCAGCTTAA
- the rho gene encoding transcription termination factor Rho — protein MYTYARDFKIPYYSQMNKKELSLAIIRAQAQEQGFYYMSGVLDITTQQDGFGFLRPINYGSSQEDIYISSSQIRRFGLRNGDLVAGKVRQPKPNERYYGMMHVDSVNGKHPEDAKERPHFPALTALYPTKQLKLETTQTVLSTRILDLFAPIGFGQRGLIVAPPKAGKTSLLKAIANGITQNFPKAKLIVLLIDERPEEVTDLERTVAGEVVYSTFDQKPENHVRVSELVLERAMRLVEDKQDVVILLDSLTRLARAYNLVVPPSGRTLSGGIDPAALFKPKKFFGAARNIEEGGSLTILATSLVDTGSRMDDVIYEEFKGTGNQEIQLARDLAERRIFPAVDLKKSGTRKEELLLSEEKLNFMWKLRKDLNGDIAKQTERVITALKKTKDNETFINEINVNLQKKK, from the coding sequence ATTTACACATATGCTCGTGACTTTAAAATTCCCTATTACAGTCAAATGAATAAAAAAGAACTCTCATTAGCGATTATCAGAGCGCAAGCACAAGAACAGGGATTTTATTATATGTCGGGTGTTTTGGACATAACAACACAACAGGATGGATTTGGCTTTTTACGACCAATTAATTATGGTTCTTCACAAGAAGATATCTACATCTCGTCATCGCAGATTAGAAGATTTGGTTTACGTAATGGTGATTTGGTTGCAGGTAAAGTTCGTCAGCCAAAACCAAATGAACGTTATTATGGGATGATGCATGTTGATAGTGTCAATGGGAAACATCCTGAGGACGCAAAAGAAAGACCCCATTTCCCAGCGTTGACAGCCTTGTATCCAACAAAACAGTTGAAGCTAGAAACAACACAAACAGTTTTGTCTACAAGAATTCTAGATTTGTTTGCACCGATTGGTTTTGGGCAACGAGGTCTGATTGTTGCACCTCCCAAGGCTGGAAAAACGAGTTTATTGAAGGCGATTGCTAATGGAATTACGCAAAATTTTCCGAAAGCTAAGTTAATTGTATTGTTAATCGATGAAAGGCCAGAAGAAGTTACAGATCTCGAAAGAACAGTAGCAGGTGAGGTTGTTTATTCAACTTTTGATCAAAAACCAGAGAATCATGTTAGAGTTTCGGAACTTGTTTTAGAACGTGCGATGAGGTTAGTTGAAGATAAACAAGATGTTGTAATTTTACTAGATTCATTAACAAGATTGGCTAGAGCATATAATTTAGTTGTTCCTCCAAGTGGAAGAACACTCTCGGGTGGAATTGATCCAGCGGCTTTATTCAAACCTAAGAAATTTTTTGGGGCTGCTCGAAATATTGAAGAGGGCGGTAGTTTGACAATTTTGGCAACTTCACTTGTCGATACTGGTAGCCGGATGGATGATGTTATCTATGAAGAATTCAAGGGAACCGGTAATCAGGAAATTCAACTGGCGCGAGATTTGGCAGAACGACGCATCTTCCCTGCTGTTGATTTGAAAAAATCGGGAACTCGTAAGGAAGAATTATTACTTTCTGAGGAGAAGTTGAATTTTATGTGGAAACTGCGCAAGGACTTGAATGGTGATATTGCTAAGCAGACTGAGCGTGTTATTACAGCTTTGAAGAAAACAAAAGATAATGAGACTTTTATTAATGAGATCAATGTTAATTTACAAAAAAAGAAATAA
- a CDS encoding UDP-N-acetylglucosamine 1-carboxyvinyltransferase, translating to MKKMIIRGGQKLSGKVTIGGAKNSTVALIPAAILADTPVKFDSVPDILDVHNLMLILESMNVKSVFNKGELEIDPTQIKSVPLPGGAIKSLRASYYFMGALLGKFGEAVVGFPGGDNIGPRPIDQHIKGFKALGAQVIEENDAVRIKTGENGLQGTRIFFDIVSVGATINVLLAAVRASGTTIIENAAKEPEIVDLATFLNNMGAQIRGAGTDVIRIKGVSSLKATNTHTIIPDRIEAGTYLAFAAANGEGVLVKNVITEHLEPFIAKLVEMGIYLEVNEDSIYVKGGDNLNPVTVKTSPFPGFATDLQQPITPLLMRANGESKIIDTLYPERIKHITEMQKMGAAISSSDGVITVGHSDNLRGATVKASEIRAGVSLLGLALMSKGVTTITHADNILRGYERIIEKLRNLNVEIKIVDDECENH from the coding sequence ATGAAAAAAATGATTATTAGAGGAGGGCAAAAACTGTCAGGCAAGGTCACAATTGGCGGAGCAAAAAATAGTACAGTTGCCCTCATACCGGCTGCGATTTTAGCAGATACACCGGTTAAATTTGATTCAGTTCCAGATATTTTAGATGTTCATAACTTAATGTTAATCCTAGAATCAATGAATGTTAAATCAGTGTTTAACAAAGGCGAGTTAGAAATAGATCCTACACAAATAAAAAGCGTACCACTGCCAGGTGGAGCAATTAAAAGTTTAAGGGCCTCTTATTATTTTATGGGGGCACTCTTAGGAAAGTTTGGTGAGGCGGTTGTTGGTTTCCCAGGTGGAGATAATATAGGACCGAGGCCAATTGATCAGCATATTAAAGGATTTAAGGCACTTGGGGCACAAGTAATTGAAGAAAATGATGCCGTGAGAATTAAAACTGGAGAAAATGGATTACAAGGGACAAGAATTTTCTTCGATATTGTTTCTGTTGGAGCAACGATTAACGTTCTTTTAGCGGCTGTTAGAGCTAGTGGGACAACAATTATTGAAAATGCAGCTAAAGAACCTGAAATTGTTGATTTAGCAACTTTCTTAAACAATATGGGGGCTCAAATTCGTGGTGCAGGAACTGATGTCATCAGAATAAAGGGTGTGTCAAGTCTAAAAGCTACCAATACACATACTATTATTCCTGATAGAATTGAAGCAGGGACTTATTTGGCATTTGCTGCTGCAAATGGTGAGGGTGTGTTAGTAAAGAATGTTATTACTGAACATTTGGAACCATTTATTGCTAAGCTTGTTGAAATGGGCATCTACTTGGAGGTTAATGAGGACAGTATTTATGTGAAGGGTGGGGATAATTTAAACCCGGTCACGGTTAAAACATCACCTTTTCCAGGATTTGCCACAGACTTGCAACAACCAATAACACCTCTGTTGATGAGGGCAAATGGAGAAAGTAAGATTATTGATACATTGTATCCTGAGCGTATTAAGCACATTACTGAGATGCAAAAAATGGGTGCTGCAATCTCCAGTAGTGACGGTGTAATTACTGTCGGACATTCTGATAACTTACGTGGTGCAACTGTCAAAGCAAGTGAAATCAGAGCGGGAGTTTCGTTGTTAGGACTGGCATTAATGTCTAAGGGAGTAACAACGATTACACATGCCGATAATATTTTGCGTGGATATGAACGCATTATTGAGAAGTTAAGAAATTTGAACGTTGAAATTAAAATAGTGGATGATGAGTGTGAAAACCATTAA
- a CDS encoding DEAD/DEAH box helicase gives MKFTELGLSENILKAINRSGFEEATPIQAETIPLVLKGEDVIGQAQTGTGKTAAFGLPILNKIDTKKNEIQAVIVSPTRELAIQTQEELYRLGRDERAKVQVVYGGADIRRQINSLKKAPQILVGTPGRLLDHIRRRTVKLDSVNVMVLDEADEMLDMGFVEDIESIIEAVPEKRQTLLFSATMPPAILKIGEKFMQKPSVVKIKAKELTTDLVDQYYVRSRDFEKFDVMTRILDVQAPELTIVFGRTKRRVDELSKGLETRGYNAKGIHGDLSQQRRMSILKQFKAGKLDILVATDVAARGLDISGVTHVYNYDIPQDPESYVHRIGRTGRAGHHGVSVTFVTPNEMDYLRVIEKLTKKRMSNLKPPTEQEAFNGQITSAIDDIDDLIKKTDTQKFEKQTTELLAKYDTQDLVAALLNEMTKDAANEVPVKITPERPLPRHKKGSSNHYDRNRRGNKGGYQRRDNKSGNHKSNNGRKPKKDQNRDKFNRDNKKKRKFTIRTKEG, from the coding sequence TTGAAATTTACAGAACTTGGTCTTTCAGAAAATATCTTAAAGGCAATAAACCGTAGTGGGTTTGAGGAAGCAACACCTATTCAGGCAGAAACAATTCCATTAGTTTTGAAGGGTGAGGATGTTATTGGACAAGCTCAAACTGGTACAGGGAAGACTGCCGCTTTTGGATTACCAATTTTAAATAAAATTGATACAAAGAAAAATGAAATACAAGCCGTAATTGTTTCACCTACGCGTGAATTGGCAATTCAAACACAAGAAGAGTTATATCGTTTAGGCCGCGATGAACGTGCTAAGGTACAAGTTGTATATGGTGGAGCAGATATTCGTCGACAGATTAATTCTTTAAAGAAGGCTCCACAAATTTTGGTTGGCACACCAGGACGCCTTTTGGATCATATTCGAAGAAGAACTGTTAAACTCGATTCTGTTAACGTAATGGTATTAGATGAAGCTGATGAAATGCTTGATATGGGATTCGTTGAGGATATTGAGAGTATTATTGAGGCTGTTCCAGAAAAAAGACAAACATTGTTATTTTCTGCAACGATGCCTCCAGCTATTCTGAAAATTGGCGAAAAGTTTATGCAAAAGCCAAGTGTTGTCAAAATTAAAGCAAAAGAACTAACAACTGATTTGGTAGATCAGTATTATGTTCGTTCACGTGACTTCGAGAAATTTGATGTAATGACAAGAATTCTTGATGTTCAAGCACCTGAACTTACAATTGTCTTTGGTAGAACTAAAAGACGTGTTGATGAACTCTCAAAAGGATTAGAAACTCGTGGGTATAATGCCAAGGGAATTCATGGGGATTTGTCACAACAGCGTCGTATGAGCATCTTGAAACAGTTTAAAGCAGGAAAATTAGATATTTTAGTTGCTACTGATGTGGCAGCACGTGGTCTTGATATCTCTGGTGTCACTCACGTGTATAATTATGATATTCCACAAGATCCAGAAAGTTATGTTCATCGTATTGGCCGTACAGGTCGTGCGGGACATCATGGCGTCTCGGTTACTTTTGTTACTCCAAATGAAATGGATTATTTACGCGTTATTGAGAAGTTGACAAAGAAGCGCATGAGTAATTTAAAGCCACCTACAGAACAAGAAGCATTCAATGGACAAATTACATCAGCAATTGATGACATTGATGATCTGATTAAGAAAACTGACACGCAGAAGTTTGAAAAACAAACAACTGAATTGTTAGCAAAATATGATACACAAGATCTTGTAGCAGCTTTGTTGAATGAAATGACGAAAGATGCTGCAAACGAGGTTCCTGTTAAAATAACACCTGAGCGCCCATTACCAAGGCACAAGAAGGGTTCTTCTAACCATTACGATCGTAACCGCCGAGGCAATAAGGGTGGTTATCAAAGAAGAGATAATAAATCAGGTAACCATAAGAGCAATAATGGACGTAAACCAAAAAAGGACCAAAATCGTGATAAGTTTAATCGCGACAACAAAAAAAAGAGAAAGTTTACTATCAGAACTAAAGAAGGCTAA
- the htpX gene encoding zinc metalloprotease HtpX, translated as MLFQQIAQNKRRTIYVMIAFFLLVILIGAAIGYVFFNSSLAGILMAAVIGIFYMFSMLSRSTDIVMGMNNAVEVKQESDFPELWHIIEDMALVGKVPMPRVFTIDDESPNAFATGRDPEHSAVAVTQGLLTRLNREELEGVIAHEVSHIRNYDIRLQTTALALVSVISILVNIGYNSFWWGGGRKRDNESNGGWLILVLSIVVLIVGPLAASLAQMALSRNREFLADASGVELTRNPQGLISALEKISNSEPLKSADPSSSSLYISNPFKDSSWTHLFDTHPSTEERIKRLKKM; from the coding sequence ATGTTATTTCAGCAAATAGCACAGAATAAAAGGCGAACAATTTACGTTATGATCGCCTTTTTCTTATTAGTAATTCTTATTGGAGCAGCGATAGGTTATGTTTTCTTCAATAGTTCGTTGGCTGGTATTTTAATGGCTGCTGTTATTGGAATCTTTTACATGTTTTCAATGTTATCTCGTTCGACTGACATTGTGATGGGAATGAATAATGCTGTTGAGGTTAAACAAGAAAGCGACTTTCCAGAGCTTTGGCATATAATTGAAGACATGGCACTAGTAGGCAAGGTTCCTATGCCAAGGGTTTTTACCATTGATGATGAGAGCCCCAATGCATTTGCAACAGGCAGGGATCCGGAGCACTCCGCTGTAGCGGTTACCCAAGGGTTATTAACTAGGTTGAATAGAGAAGAGCTAGAAGGTGTGATTGCTCACGAGGTATCTCATATTCGTAATTATGATATCCGTTTGCAGACAACAGCACTAGCACTCGTATCTGTAATTTCGATTTTAGTAAATATTGGATATAACTCATTTTGGTGGGGCGGAGGTCGCAAAAGAGATAACGAGAGTAATGGCGGTTGGTTGATTCTTGTTTTGTCGATAGTAGTTTTGATAGTAGGACCCTTGGCTGCATCTTTGGCTCAAATGGCCTTGTCACGCAATCGAGAGTTTCTCGCTGATGCTTCTGGGGTTGAGTTAACGCGTAATCCTCAGGGCTTGATAAGTGCATTGGAGAAGATTTCAAATAGTGAGCCACTGAAATCTGCTGATCCAAGTAGTTCCTCACTTTATATATCTAATCCGTTCAAAGATAGTTCGTGGACACATTTATTTGATACTCATCCATCAACTGAAGAACGAATTAAACGATTGAAAAAAATGTAA
- a CDS encoding GNAT family N-acetyltransferase encodes MIAFYRTNDLTSKVYQDALAIRKEVFVVEQGVPEALEIDAEELAMHYVGYVDNQAVVTARIIEENGAWHIQRVATLNSQRHKGYAKELLKCIEEIAVEDKVSYLTLGAQDQAQDFYSKLGFEVVGVGFLDAGIPHHKMNKKL; translated from the coding sequence ATGATTGCCTTTTACAGAACTAATGATTTAACATCCAAAGTTTATCAAGATGCATTAGCAATTCGAAAGGAAGTATTTGTAGTAGAACAGGGAGTGCCAGAAGCATTAGAAATTGATGCTGAGGAATTAGCAATGCATTATGTTGGGTACGTAGACAACCAAGCTGTTGTCACTGCTAGAATAATTGAAGAAAATGGTGCATGGCACATTCAAAGAGTGGCTACTTTGAATAGTCAACGCCACAAAGGATATGCAAAAGAGCTGCTGAAGTGTATTGAAGAAATTGCAGTGGAAGACAAAGTCTCATACTTAACGTTAGGAGCCCAAGACCAAGCACAGGATTTTTATTCTAAATTAGGTTTTGAGGTTGTCGGAGTAGGCTTTTTGGATGCAGGAATCCCACATCATAAAATGAACAAAAAATTATAG
- a CDS encoding NCS2 family permease has translation MKEKIESYFQINELGSTIVRELLAGFTTFISMAYILFVNPSVLGDAGMDKGAVFTATAIASAIGCILMGLYAKYPIATAPALGINAFFTYSVCIGMKVPWQTALAGVLIASIIFLLITIFKLRELIIDAIPANLKYAISAGIGLFIAFIGLENGGIIVADKSTLVALGSFSGTTWLTIFGLAVSAILLIRRVPGNIFIGMTATAILGIITGMIKLPDSVISAAPSLKPTFLVAIRHITDINSIQLVVVVLTFLLVTFFDTAGTLVGLAQQAGFMKDNKMPRVGKALLSDSTAMTAGALLGTSPVGAYVESSAGIAVGGRSGLTAVVTGILFIFGMFFSPLLSVVTNQVTAPALIIVGVLMAQNMKKVEWDKMEIAIPSFLILLGMPLTYSISDGLALGVIAYPIAMIAAKRGKEVHPIMYALFFVFLLFFWILNH, from the coding sequence TTGAAAGAAAAAATCGAGTCTTATTTTCAAATTAATGAATTAGGATCGACTATCGTTCGTGAATTACTAGCCGGATTTACAACATTCATTTCAATGGCATACATACTTTTTGTTAATCCTAGTGTGCTTGGTGATGCGGGAATGGATAAAGGAGCTGTTTTTACAGCAACAGCTATTGCAAGTGCAATTGGTTGTATTTTAATGGGATTATACGCAAAATATCCAATTGCTACAGCACCAGCATTGGGAATTAATGCATTTTTCACTTATTCAGTTTGTATTGGAATGAAAGTGCCTTGGCAAACAGCTTTGGCTGGAGTTCTAATAGCTTCAATTATTTTTTTATTGATTACGATCTTTAAGTTACGAGAATTAATTATTGATGCGATTCCTGCTAATTTAAAATACGCAATTTCAGCTGGAATTGGACTATTTATTGCATTTATTGGTCTAGAAAATGGTGGGATTATTGTCGCAGATAAATCTACTTTGGTTGCTTTAGGCAGTTTTTCGGGAACAACTTGGTTAACTATTTTCGGGCTTGCAGTTAGTGCAATTTTATTAATACGTCGCGTTCCTGGAAATATCTTCATTGGAATGACTGCGACTGCAATTTTAGGTATAATTACAGGAATGATTAAATTGCCAGATTCTGTAATTTCTGCTGCTCCGAGCTTAAAACCGACTTTCCTAGTAGCTATACGACATATTACAGATATTAATTCAATTCAGTTAGTGGTTGTTGTGTTAACATTTTTGTTGGTTACTTTCTTCGATACGGCAGGTACCTTAGTGGGTTTAGCACAACAAGCCGGTTTTATGAAGGATAATAAGATGCCAAGAGTGGGTAAGGCGTTGTTATCTGATTCAACTGCAATGACAGCTGGGGCATTATTAGGTACATCCCCTGTGGGAGCCTATGTAGAATCATCAGCTGGAATTGCGGTTGGTGGTCGTTCAGGGTTAACAGCTGTAGTTACAGGAATTTTATTCATTTTTGGCATGTTTTTCTCACCACTTCTGAGTGTTGTTACAAACCAAGTAACTGCACCTGCTTTAATTATTGTTGGGGTGTTAATGGCTCAAAATATGAAAAAAGTCGAATGGGATAAAATGGAAATTGCAATTCCATCATTCTTAATTTTATTAGGAATGCCATTAACGTATAGTATTTCAGACGGATTGGCGCTTGGAGTGATTGCTTATCCTATTGCAATGATAGCTGCCAAAAGAGGAAAAGAAGTTCACCCAATTATGTACGCCTTGTTTTTTGTATTCTTGCTATTTTTCTGGATTTTGAATCATTAA
- a CDS encoding LemA family protein: MAWIIVIIIIAVVVFGYIALYNGLQTAKVYTEESWSQIDVQLKRRNDLIPNLVETTKGYAKHERETLAKVVELRNQMVQLPNDAHEEKMELSNQLSDSLKSIFALAESYPDLKANQEFAKLMEELSNTENKIAYSRQLFNSSAASFNQKIMTFPSNFVAKAHGLTKVNYLEVPSEEKAAPKVSFE; encoded by the coding sequence ATGGCTTGGATTATAGTTATCATCATTATTGCAGTGGTTGTTTTTGGATATATTGCTCTATATAATGGTTTGCAAACAGCGAAGGTTTATACAGAGGAGTCTTGGAGTCAAATTGATGTGCAACTTAAACGCAGGAATGATTTGATTCCAAATCTTGTTGAAACTACAAAGGGGTACGCCAAACATGAACGTGAAACTCTTGCAAAGGTTGTTGAGTTACGTAACCAAATGGTGCAATTGCCAAATGATGCACATGAGGAAAAAATGGAGTTGTCAAATCAACTTTCCGACTCTCTGAAATCAATTTTTGCATTGGCTGAAAGTTATCCTGATTTGAAGGCAAATCAGGAATTCGCAAAACTAATGGAAGAGTTGAGCAACACTGAGAACAAGATAGCATATTCTCGTCAGTTATTTAACTCTTCTGCAGCTTCGTTTAATCAGAAAATTATGACTTTTCCATCTAATTTTGTTGCAAAGGCACATGGCTTAACAAAAGTTAATTATTTGGAAGTTCCGTCTGAAGAAAAAGCTGCACCTAAGGTATCTTTTGAATAA
- a CDS encoding helix-turn-helix domain-containing protein, with protein sequence MTKFNLELRISIVTEYLTGISSIQLARKYHIANNETILLWVHRFNRFGIAGLKPKSMNLEYSSEFKIEVLNWKQQHKASLPETALHFNLSSPSTIWQWQRKFDLEGLSGLNRVRGNPKTMSKHKKVTKPTTAQIQARHDKNELKQLKQENKMLRIENEFLKKLDALDHEKSAHEKP encoded by the coding sequence ATGACTAAATTTAATTTAGAGTTACGGATTTCTATTGTGACAGAATATTTAACGGGTATTAGTTCCATTCAATTGGCCAGAAAATACCATATTGCCAACAATGAAACGATTCTCCTATGGGTTCATCGCTTTAATCGTTTTGGCATTGCAGGATTAAAACCGAAATCTATGAATTTGGAATACTCTAGTGAATTCAAGATAGAAGTATTAAACTGGAAACAACAGCACAAAGCTTCGCTTCCAGAAACAGCACTACATTTCAACCTCTCTTCACCAAGTACTATCTGGCAATGGCAAAGAAAGTTTGATTTAGAGGGGCTCAGTGGACTAAATAGAGTGAGAGGAAATCCAAAGACTATGTCTAAACATAAAAAAGTGACCAAACCCACAACGGCACAAATCCAAGCACGCCACGATAAAAATGAGTTAAAGCAACTCAAGCAAGAAAATAAGATGTTAAGAATCGAGAACGAATTTTTAAAAAAACTCGATGCCTTAGATCACGAAAAATCAGCTCACGAGAAACCGTGA
- a CDS encoding UDP-N-acetylmuramoyl-tripeptide--D-alanyl-D-alanine ligase — protein MKMRLAEIAKALQVEPKEEWEEIVVTSVSFDTRSLEQGALFIPLVAEHDGHDYIENAIKNGAVATLWQEDHDENAALIPKLVVSNSLQAMQKLAHYYLQKINPKVVAITGSNGKTTTKDMVAAILGRRFNVQKTHDNFNNFIGVPMTVLSMEPNTEVLVIEMGMDHFGELDELSHLVEPDIAVITMIGEAHIEFFGTRDKIADAKMEITHGLKEDGVLIYNGDEPLLIQRTKEIAQETNTFGTSDNVNLRALNVVSNDEETSFRVVQWENENFVIPMIGSYNVINALAALSVGKLFRIPVEEMKKALKSFELTKNRTQWLQGAKGEQILSDVYNSNPSAAKLVIKAFSNASTKGKRMIVIGDMLQLGISSKEMHESLAEVIDPDKIDSVYLCGEEVEPLATKLVSKFDKEHLHLYKATEKMELVADLQSEISADDSVLLKGSHGIHLENVLEKLV, from the coding sequence ATGAAGATGCGATTAGCGGAAATTGCGAAAGCTCTACAAGTTGAACCGAAGGAGGAGTGGGAAGAGATTGTTGTTACTAGTGTCTCTTTTGATACTCGTTCGCTTGAACAAGGTGCACTATTTATACCGTTAGTCGCGGAACATGATGGGCATGATTATATTGAGAATGCAATCAAAAATGGGGCAGTTGCAACGTTGTGGCAAGAAGACCATGACGAGAATGCGGCATTAATCCCCAAATTGGTTGTCTCAAATAGTTTGCAGGCAATGCAGAAACTTGCACATTATTATCTTCAGAAGATAAATCCCAAAGTTGTTGCTATCACTGGGAGTAATGGTAAAACCACGACTAAGGATATGGTAGCTGCTATTCTTGGAAGACGGTTTAATGTACAAAAAACACATGATAATTTTAATAATTTTATTGGAGTTCCGATGACAGTCTTATCAATGGAACCGAATACTGAAGTTTTGGTTATCGAAATGGGAATGGACCATTTTGGTGAGTTAGATGAACTTAGCCATCTTGTTGAGCCTGACATTGCTGTTATTACTATGATTGGTGAAGCTCATATTGAGTTTTTTGGCACAAGAGACAAAATAGCTGATGCAAAAATGGAAATAACGCATGGATTAAAGGAAGACGGAGTACTCATTTATAATGGTGATGAACCCTTGCTTATTCAGAGAACAAAGGAGATAGCCCAAGAAACTAATACTTTTGGGACCTCGGATAATGTTAACTTACGTGCTCTGAATGTTGTAAGCAATGATGAAGAAACAAGTTTTAGGGTAGTACAGTGGGAAAACGAAAATTTCGTAATTCCAATGATTGGATCATATAACGTAATTAATGCTTTGGCGGCCCTGAGTGTAGGAAAGCTTTTCAGAATACCCGTTGAAGAGATGAAAAAAGCACTCAAGTCTTTTGAATTGACTAAAAATAGAACACAATGGTTGCAAGGAGCAAAAGGCGAACAGATTTTGAGTGATGTATATAATTCTAATCCGTCAGCTGCGAAGCTAGTTATAAAAGCTTTTTCTAATGCTTCAACAAAGGGAAAAAGAATGATAGTGATAGGCGATATGTTGCAGCTTGGAATCAGCTCAAAAGAGATGCATGAAAGCTTAGCTGAAGTTATTGATCCAGATAAAATTGATAGTGTGTATCTTTGTGGGGAAGAAGTAGAACCTTTAGCTACAAAATTAGTATCAAAATTTGATAAGGAACATCTTCATTTGTATAAAGCAACTGAAAAAATGGAACTGGTTGCGGATTTGCAAAGTGAAATTTCAGCTGACGACTCAGTGTTATTGAAGGGAAGTCATGGAATTCATCTGGAGAACGTATTAGAGAAGTTAGTGTAG